From the genome of Streptomyces sp. SID8374:
CGCTGCCCTCCGTCACCCGGCTCTACGAACAGGGCACCGCCGCCGAACGCCGCGCCGTCCTCCTCACCCTGGACCGCCTCGACCTCGGCGCCACGGCCCTCCCGCTCGTCGAGGACGCCCTGCGCACCAACGACACCCGGCTGGTGGCCGCCGCCGTCGGCCCGTACGCCGCGGCCCACCTCGATCCGCACGCCTGGCGCCACGCCGTACTGAAGTGCCTGTTCACCGGGGTGCCGCTGGACGCCGTCGCCCGGCTCGGCGAGAGGGCCCGAGGGGACGCCGAACTCGCGCGCATGCTGCGCGACTTCGCCGCCGAGCGGACCGCCGCCGGCCGTGACGTCCCGGCCGACCTGCACACCGCTCTCGGTCTCGCCCTCACCACCCCTGCCGCCCCCACGGAGGAGTCCTGATGCGCATCTTCGACCCCCACATCCATATGACGTCCAGGACCACGGACGACTATCAGGCGATGTACGACGCGGGCGTCCGCGCCCTCGTCGAACCCTCCTTCTGGCTCGGCCAGCCCCGCACCTCGCCCGCCAGCTTCTTCGACTACTTCGACGCCCTCCTCGGCTGGGAGCCCTTCCGCGCCTCCCAGTACGGCATCGCGCACCACTGCACGCTCGCCCTCAACCCCAAGGAGGCGAACGACCCCCGCTGCACCCCCGTCCTGGACGCCCTGCCGCGCTACCTCGTCAAGGACTCCGTCGTCGCCGTCGGCGAGATCGGCTACGACTCCATGACCCCGGCCGAGGACCACGCCCTCGCCGCCCAGCTCCAGCTCGCCGCCGACCACGGGCTCCCCGCCCTCGTCCACACCCCGCACCGCGACAAGCTCGCCGGTCTCCACCGCACCATCGACGTCATTCGCGAATCGCACCTCCCCCCGGAGCACGTCCTCCTCGACCACCTCAACGAGACCACCGTAAAGGCCGCCACTGACAGCGGCTGCTGGGCCGGGTTCTCCATCTACCCGGACACCAAGATGGACGAGGACCGCATGGTCACCATCCTCAAGAACCACGGCACCGAGAAGATCCTCGTCAACTCCGCCGCCGACTGGGGCAAGAGCGACCCGCTCAAGACCCGCAAGGTCGCCGACGCGATGCTGAAGGCCGGATTCACCGAGGACGACGTCGACCAGGTCCTGTGGCGCAACCCCGTCGCCTTCTACGGCCAGAGCGGCCGCCTCCAACTGGACACCCCCGCCCCCGACACGCTCCACGAGGGCAACTCCATCCTGCGCGGCGGGGAGTGAGGCCATGCGCTTCCGCCACCCGGACGGAACCGTCGTCCACCTCGCGTACTGCACCAACGTCCACCCCGCCGAGACCCTGGACGGCGTCCGCGCCCAGCTCCGCGACCACTGCGAACCCGTACGCCGCCGCCTCGGCCGGGACCGGCTCGGCATCGGCCTCTGGCTCGCCCGGGAAGCCGCCCGCACCCTGATCAACGACCCCGCCGAACTCCGCGCGCTCCGCGCCGAACTCGACAGCCGGGGCCTCGAAGTGGTCACCCTCAACGGCTTCCCGTACGAGGGGTTCGGCGCCGACGAGGTCAAGTACCGGGTCTACCGGCCGGACTGGACCGAACCCGACCGCCTCGCCCACACCACCGACCTCGCCCGCCTCCTGGCCGCCCTCCTCCCCGACGACGTCACCGAGGGCACCATCTCCACGCTCCCGCTGGCCTGGCGCACCCCCTACGACGCCGACCCCGGGGCCGCCCGCACCGCGCGCGCCGCCCTCACCACGCTCGCCCAGCGCCTGGACGCCCTCGCCGAACTCACCGGCAAGTCGATCCGGATCGGCCTCGAACCGGAGCCGGGCTGCACCGTGGAGACCACCGCCGACGCCATCGCCCCGCTCACCGACGTCGGCCACGAACGCATCGGCATCTGCGTCGACACCTGCCACCTGGCGACCTCCTTCGAGGAGCCGGACACCGCACTCGACGCCCTGGCCGCAGCGGGCATCCCGGTCGTCAAGTCCCAGCTCTCCGCCGCCCTGCACGCCGAACACCCCCACCTGCCCGAGGTCCGCACCGCGCTCACCGCCTTCGCCGAACCGCGCTTCCTGCACCAGACCCGCACCCGGACGGCAGCCGGCCTGCGCGGCACCGACGACCTGGACGAGGCCGTCACCGGCCGGGCGCTCCCGGACTCCACCCCCTGGCGCGCCCACTTCCACGTACCGCTGCACGCCCCGCCCGCGCCCCCGCTCACCTCCACGCTGCCCGTGCTCCGCACCACGCTGGCCCGGCTCGTCGGGGGACCGGTGCCGCTGACCCGGCACCTGGAGGTGGAGACGTACACCTGGCAGGCCCTGCCCACCGAACTGCGGCCCCGCACCCGTACCCAACTCGCCGACGGCATCGCCGCCGAACTGACCCTCGCCCGCGACCTCCTGGTCGACCTCGGCCTCAAGGAGCTGCCATGAGCAACGACGCCCCCGGAACGACCACGGGCACGGCAGACCGCAAGGGCCCCACCCCCCTCCTCGTCCTCGACGTCGTAGGCCTCACCCCGCAACTCCTCTCCCACATGCCGAACCTCACGGCGCTCGGGAAGCAGGGCGCGCGAGCCCCCCTCTCCACCGTGCTGCCCGCCGTCACCTGCGCCGCCCAGTCCACCTTCCTCACCGGCACGATGCCCGCCGAACACGGCATCGTCGCCAACGGCTGGTACTTCCGAGAGCTCGGCGACGTCCTGCTCTGGCGCCAGCACAACGGGCTCGTCGAGGGCGACAAGCTCTGGGACGCGGCCCGCCGCGCCCACCCCGGCTACACCGTCGCCAACATCTGCTGGTGGTACGCGATGGGCGCCGACACCGACTGGACCGTCACCCCGCGCCCCGTCTACTACGCCGACGGCCGCAAGGAACCCGACTGCTACACCCGGCCCCCCGCCCTGCACGACGAACTGACCGGGAAACTCGGCACGTTCCCCCTCTTCCACTTCTGGGGCCCCGGCGCCGACCTGGTCTCCTCGCAGTGGATCATCGACGCCACCCGCCACATCATCACCACCCGCACCCCCGATCTCGCGCTCTGCTATCTGCCGCACCTGGACTACGACCTCCAGCGGTACGGCCCCGACGACCCCCGCTCTCACCGGGCCGCCGCCGACCTCGACCGGGCCATCGCCCCGCTGCTGGACGACGCCCGCGCCGAAGGCCGTACGGTCGTCGCGCTCTCCGAGTACGGCATCACCCGCGTCAGCCGTCCCGTCGACATCAACCGGGCGCTGCGCCGGGCGGGGCTGCTGGAGGTGCACACGCAGGACGGCATGGAGTACCTCGACCCGATGGCCTCCCGTGCCTTCGCCGTCGCCGACCACCAGCTCGCCCACATCTACGTACGCCGCCCCGAGGACCTGGAGGCGGTCCGGGAGGCGCTCGCGGACCTGCCCGGCATCGACCAGCTCCTGGACGACGAGGGCAAGAAGGCGCACCACCTGGACCACCCCCGCTCCGGAGAGCTGGTCGCCGTGGCGGAGAAGGACGCCTGGTTCACGTACTACTACTGGCTGGACGACGCCCGCGCCCCCGACTTCGCCCAGCTCGTCGAGATCCACCGGAAGCCCGGCTACGACCCCGTCGAGCTGTTCATGGACCCCGAGGACCCCTACGTACGGCTCAAGGCCGTCTCGGCGGTCGCCCGCAAGAAGCTGGGCCTGCGCTACCGCATGGCGGTCGTCCCCCTGGACCCCTCACCTATTCGCGGCAGCCACGGCCGCCTCCCCGAGAGCGACGACGAAGGTCCGCTCATCCTCTGCTCCACCCCCCACGCGTTCACCGACCGGGTCAGGGCCACCGAGGTGAAGTCCCTGCTCCTCCAGCTTGCCGGACTGCACTGACAACGCCCCCGGCACCGCACTGCTCACCCCACGTCACCCAAGGGAGTCACGCGAACATGAGCCGCACCTCCAAGGACACCGAACTCGCCCGCAGACTGAGCCGCCGCAACATCCTCGGTGTCGCCGCCGGAGCCACCGCCGCCACGATCATCGGCACGGCGAGCGCCCAGGCCGCCGGCCGGGACCACGCCCAGGGCCCCGGCAAGGGCCACGGACACGACCACGGCCACGGCAAGGGCAAGCCCGTCCTGCCCCCAGGCCGCCTCGGCATCCAGCTCTACAGCCTCCGCGACCAGGTCTCCACGCTCGGCTTCGGCCCCGTCTTCAGCGAGCTGGAGAAGTACGGCTACGACGAGATCGAGTTCGCGGGCTACACCCAGGGCTCGGCCGGACCCATCACCCTCGCCCAGCTGAAGCGGCTGGCCAAGGACCACGGCCTCAACCCGATCGGCAGCCACGTCGGCTACTACGACGACAACAACCCCGGCGCCTACACCTTCGCCCAGAACCTGGAGAAGGTCCTGGACGACGCCCAGGCCCTCGGCCTCAAGCACATCGGCACGGCCTCCGGACCGTTCCGCTACGGCTCCACGGTGGACGGCTGGAAGCGGGCGGCCGACGACTTCAACAAGTACGGGGCCGCCGCCCGCAAGCGCGGGATGAAGTTCTACCAGCACAACCACGCCGAGGAGTTCTCCTTCGCCACCGACCAGCCGAAGGTGCGCCTCTACGACGTCCTGCTCGCCGAGACCGACCCGGACCTGGTCTATCTGGAGCTGGACATCTACTGGGCGTACTGCGCCCAGTTCCGCTTCTCGAAGCGGGTGGACGGCACGAAGGCCCCCTTGGACCCGCTGAAGTACGTCCTGAAGCACCCCGACCGCTACCCCCTCTTCCACGTCAAGGACGGCGTCCGCGACGACACGACGCGCGACGGCTACCGCATGTCGGACGTGGGCGACGGGGACATCGACTACAAGACGTTCCTGTCGAAGGTGACCAAGCGAACCCACCACGGCCGGACCTACCACCACTGGCAGGCCGAGCACGACAACCCGGTGGACTCGCTCGCCTTCGCCCGGAAGTCCAGTGAGCACCTGCACTCCCTGCGCGAGGGCCGCTGCGGCGACTGACGCACACGAGGCAGCCCGGCCCGCCGGAACCTCTCCGGCGGGCCGGACACGGCGTCGCCGCGCGCCTACCCGATGCCCTGCCGGTCCGGAAGCAGCGCGAACTCCCGGTCGGCGGCCACCGGAACGGTGCGCTCCACGGTCTGGACGAGCAGCTCCCGGTGCCGTACCAACGGCTGCTTCCGCTCCTCCGGCGCGAGCAGCAGCAGATCGTCCAGCCCCGCCAGCAGCCGCCGCGACACCTGAGGGCTTCCCGCCACGCACCACCGGATCTCCTCGAAGGCGAGATCCACCAGGTCGTCCCAGGTCGGCCCCTCCTGCACCAGCCGCACCTCTCCCGACCGGTCCCGGTGGTGGACGGTCCCGAGCGGCAGACGGACCAGGGTGGCGAGGAACTGCACGATCCGGTCCAGGCACTGGACGGCGGTGGTCGGATCGTTCACGGAGGTCGACAGGGCCCGCAGCGCGATGTCCGAAAGCTGACGCAACCCGAAGGCCAGATCCTGGTGCAGGGTGCGCTCCACCCCGACGGAGACGGTGTACCGCAGCTGATGACGCGGCGGTACGGCGCCGCCGTGGACCGCGAGCACCGGCGTCCCCGGCACCACGAAGTCCCCGATCCGGGGGATCAGCCGCAGCGCCACACCCTGCCGCCGCGCGGCCCGGACCAGCCGCGCGGTGTTCACGTCCCGCAGCACCCCGGCCCGCCCCTCGTGCACCACCCGCCCGGTCTCCGGCCCCAGCCCTTCGGGTCCGCCCGGCCCGCGGGGCATCCGGCCGAGCACCCGGAACGAGTCGCGCGCGATCCTGTCGACGACCGGCCCGACCTGCATGAGCCGCAGCGTCGCGCTGACGTAGACGACGAACAGCAGCAGGCTCAGCCCGACGAGCACCAGGGTGAGCATGCTTTGCAGCAGTGGAACCGAGACCACCAGGCGCGGGTCCGCCTCGCTCTCGTACGAGGTCAGGACCAGCAGCGAGAACAGGAACGTCGCGAGGAACACCGTCAGCGTGAGCTTGCTGATCCGGCTCCGGACGAAGATCCGCACCACCCGGGGCGTGAGCTGCCCACTGGCCATCTGCACCGCGACCAGCGAGATGCTGAACACCACACCGATGAAGGTCATCATCGCCGAGCTGATCGTGGTGACGATCGTCTTCGCGTCCTGGGCGAAGGAGATCAGGCTCCCGAGCTCGTCGTAGGCCTCCTCCCGCTGGAGAAGCCCGACGATCTGCTCGTCGGCCTCGGAAGCGACCAGCCACAGCACGAACACACAGACGAACCCCATGGTCGGGGCGAACCAGAACGTGTCACGCAGATGCTCGCGCAGGGGAGACAGCGGACGGGGCCGGCGGTAGCCGCGATCACTCATGGACGCGAAGGTAGCCCTGACCACCGGATATGCAGGTGAAAGGCGCGTCGAACCCCTGGTATTGTTTTCCATGTCGCAGCGGGGAACACACCGCGAACGACAGACACCTTGTCCGGGTGGCGGAATGGCAGACGCGCTAGCTTGAGGTGCTAGTGCCCTTTATCGGGCGTGGGGGTTCAAGTCCCCCCTCGGACACCGAGGTCGAACGACCGAACAGAGCCGGTCAGAGCGCGAGAATGCTGCTCTGACCGGCTCTGTTGTCCGTGGTGAACATGGTCCGGCCCCCTGCGAACCGCAGGGGGCCGGATGTGTCCGTGCCGGTCATGCGCCGTCCGGCGGCCAGGTCGTACGGTCGCCGACGTGGTCGAATTCCGCCAGCTCGTCGGCGAGGACGTCGAAGTGGGGGAGCGGGGCCCACAGGCCGCGCTCACCGATGACGTAGATGCGGCGCTTGGCGCGGCTCGCGGCGACATTGAGCAGATGCGGGGTGCGGGCCGCCCACTCGCGGGCTCCGGGACGGCCGCCGCCGAGCACGAGGATGACGACGTCGGCCTCCTTGCCCTGCGCCCGGTGGACGGTGGCGCAGCGTTCCTCCAGGAGCTCGGCGGTCCAGCCGTCGCGGCCGCGGCAGACCTTCTTGCACTCGGCGACCAGGGCCCGGAACGGAGCGATGACGCGGATGCGCTCGACGCCCACGCCGTGCCGGTCCAGAAGGTCGAGGACGAACTCGAAGGCACGGCGGTCGCGCTCGCCCCACGGGGCGTCGGCCGGGCGGGCGGGGTCGTCCGTGTTGAGCCAGCGGCTGGGCAGCAGCCCGTCCCGCTCCTCGTCGGGGAATGCCTTGGGGGCGGTGCCGTAGACCATGAGGCCGTCGTAGGCGACCTCGTTGCTGACGGTGAACATCGGTTCCTCGCAGCGGCGGTGCACACGCAGCGGTGAACCCACCCAGACATGCTCGTCGTCCCCGCCCGGGGCCGGCAGGTAGGTGCCGTAGCGGTTGGTCCGGTCGGCCACGGCCTGCGCCGAGGTGGCCGAGGGCAGCCACCGCTCGTCGACGCCGTAGGCGCGCAGCAGCCTGCGTTGCAGAGCGGCGGGCATGGTGACGACGGGTTCGAGCTGGAGAGGATCGCCGACCAGCACGGCACGGCGGGCGCGCCACAGCGCCCCCACGGCGGCCTGCGGGGTGGCCTGCCCGGCCTCGTCGACGAGCAGCCAGCCGATCGACTCCCGGCCCAGGCGCGCGAACATGCTGCCGACCGAGGAGAACGTGGTGGAGACGACGGGCACCACGAGGAAGAGGGTCTGCCAGGCGTGCTCGACCTCTTCGTCGGGCAGCGGCCCGCCGGTTCCCGCCATCAGCTCCATGAGCACCTGGAGATTGCCCCGGACCTTTTTCGCGGCCCCGGCCATGAAGGCGCGGTGCAGGTCGAGAGCGCGCAGGAACAGGTCGCTACGCGCGGTGGACCACGCCTCGTCGGACCAGGGGGCGCCGAGTTCCTGGGCGGCTTCGTCGAGAGCCGGCCAGCCGAGCGGCAGCGAGGGCAGTGTCCGGGCCGCCTGCCGCAGCTTCTGGTGGCGGCGGTCGAGTGCTGCGATGGCGGCCCGCAGATCGTGGCGGGCCGTGTCGGCGGCCTCCCGAGCCCTCCGCAGGGCGGTCTCCGCTTCGGCCTGCCGGGCGCGCGTGCTCTGTTCGTGGGCGCGGGCGGCGGTGAGGGCGGCGGCGGCCTCACCGACGGCGGTGGCGGACCGGGAGTTCCGGCCCGCGGCCAGGGCCTCGGCGCGAACGGCTGCGGCGACCTGCGCCATGGAGTCGTCGAGGGCGGCGCGCTGCTGGACGAGCAACTGCGCGATCTCGGCCTGGGTACGCTCCTGCTGCCACTGGGCGGCCTGCCGGTCGGCGGAGCTCTGCAACAGGCGCCGCAGCCCGCCGCGCAGACCCCGCTCGACGACAGGCGGTGCGTCCTGGCGGGCCGTGAGCGCGGTGACGTGGTCGCGGTGGTGCGCGGCCATCTCCCGAGCGGCCGAGAGGTCCGCACGGGCGGTGTCCAGCTCCTGCCGGGCCCGCGGCACGTGCTCGGCGGCCGCCCGGTGCCGGCCCTCGGCCGCCGCGGTGGCGTTCCGGGCTTCGTCGGTGGCGGCGGTGGCCCGTTCCAGGGCGGCCGTCGCGGCGGTGACGCGCCGGTCCGCGAGGGGCACGGCGGCTTCCAGGTCCGCGATCCGCTCCCCGGCCGACGGGGATTCGACGGCCGCCAGTGCCGAGGCCAGCCGGGCGCGTTCGGCACGCAGGCGCTCGACCTCCGCCCGGGCGGTGCGGAACGCGGCGACGGCGTCGGTCCACGACGGCACGGGCTCGGCGGGCCCGGCCGCCGGTTCACGGTCCGCCGGGGCGGCGGCGCGGCGGCCACCGGGCGGAGTCCTCGGCGGGATCCAGTCGCTCAGGACGGCCTGCATGCCGCGCAGCGGCGGCAGTTCCTTCGCCGCCCGGGCATCGGCCTCCTTCTCGGGCAGCCTGCCCCACCAGAACCGGTCGCCGAACTCCTTGCGGTTGGTCTTGTTCCCGAGCACCGCCGCGACCAGCCCCCACGCGGGGCTGCCGAGGAGGGCCGAGGCGAGGTCGGAGAAGTGGTCGGCGCTGTCACGCCAGTGCTCACCGAGCGCGCCGACGCCGGGCAGTTCGGCGGTGATGTTCTCGACCGCACCGTTGTTGGAGGAGGCGACGACGATCTCGAACCCGGTCAGCCGGGGGTCGAGACGCGACACGAACCGCGGATGCTTGCCCTGCCGGTCCTTGCCCCGCCACGCCGGGCCGGTGAAGGCCTGTCCGGGCCGGTCGAACGTCGCCAGCACCTCCGCCCGCTCGACCACCAGCGCGGCGACGAGGTCGCGCAGCATCGTCGTCTTCCCCGTGCCGGGCGGGCCGTTCACGGAGAACATTCCGCCCTCGGTGCCCGCGCGGTCGGCGAGCATCCGGTCGACCGCGAACTGCTGGCTCAGCGCGAGCGGGAACCGCGCCGGTGCGGGCCACCGCCCCGACGGGACCAGCCCCGGATCCACCCCGGCCAGGACGACTTCGCGCTCCCGGCGCACATCCGTCCGCCTCCTCGCGGAAACGGCATCGTGCTCGGTCAGATACGCGTCCAGAGCCGGGCCGATCCCCTTTCCGGCCGTTCCGGCCACCCGGGCCAGATCGGGAGGGAGCAGGCTGTTGAGGAAAGGGGCCGCGGCGGCGACCTTCGTCTTCGGGTCCCGGGGCCGGTGGACCAGCCTGCTGCGCACCCGGATCACCTGGGGCCGCAGGTGGTCCTGCACCCCGCACAGGTCGGCGATCTGCGCTGTCAGGGCGACCAGGTCGGCGAGGGCGAGCGCGCGGGGACCGGAGCCTGCCTGGTACGCCTCCGACGAGTCGCCCGGTGCCCGCTCGGGGGCACCCCTTCCGCCCTCCGGATTCCCGGGTTCCTCTTCGTCCCCGGCGGCCCGGCGGGCCGCCGCCCAGCCGGCGGCGCGACGCACCAGGGGTTCGGCCGCGCCCTGCACGGCGGCGCCGGCGACCTCGCCGAACAGGGCCTGCACCGCGCCGACGGCGGCGCCGCCCAGGATCTCGCCGAGCAGTCCCTGCCAGTTCGCGCGGTCGGCCCGGGCCCCGGCTCCCGGTCCACGGCCGGGCCGCTGCCCGTACGTCGGGTCAGGGGACGGGGCGGCGGAGCCGTAGGGAATCGTGGTGGCCGTCAGTTCGTCGACGGCCGTGGCGAACGCCTCGTCGAGGTCCTCGAAGCCGTCCAGCCAGTCCGGTGCGGAGGGGCCCGGGTCGAAGAGGCGGCCGGTCGCCCAGGCACAGGCGGAGATCACGGATGTGTCCTCGACCGGTCGTCCCTCATCGTCCAGGACCAGGGCGAACATCGCGCTCTGGCCCGCCAGCCTCAGCTCGGACTGCGGCACACCGGGGTCCGGATCGGTCCCCGGGGGCAGCACCGAGATCATCGCCTGACGGAGCAGCTCCAGATCGAAGATCCCGCAGTAGATCTCGTGCCGCCACATCCGGCCGTACGGCGCCCGGCGCGCGCCCGTCTCCGGATGGCCGGTGTCCCACGGCAAGCGCGGCGGTTCCTGTCCCGGTTGCGGCGTCAGGTCGACGACGTACTCGTCCCTCGGCCCGGACCGTGCGGCGGAGCGTCGTCGGGGCAGCGCCGGGATGCCCGGCGGACCGAACAGCTCGATGGCGCGCCAGCACTCCAGCAGCGCTTTCCGGCGGCGGTCCTGCCCCTGCCCCCTCCGCACCCCCTGCCCCCCCGTCACACCTGCGGCGCGCGGCCGCTCCTCTTCGCCGATCAACTGCCAGCCGAATCTACCGGACCCCGACCGGCCGGGTCCCGGCAAGCCGGATGTGCGGTGTGGGACGCCCGGGCACCCCGCGCCTCTCCCGCACCCTCACCCCCTCCTGTCACGATCCGGTCTCGGACGCGGAGAGGGGTCTTGTTTTCAGCCATGTAATCGATTCCAATCATCCCTGTAATCGATTCCACGGCGTCGCGCGAGCGGTCCGCTCCTGGTTTCGAGGTGTACGGAAACCACAAGGAGGTGGTCCGGACATGGCGAGCATCAAAGATGTCGCGGCCCAGGCGGGGGTCTCCGTCGCCACGGTCTCGCGGGTGCTGAACAGCCATCCGTCCGTCAGTGCGGAGGCGCGCGCACGCGTTCTCGCCGCCGTCGACGGCCTCGGCTACCGGCCCAATGCCGTGGCCCGCTCGCTGCGCACCGCGCAGACCCGCACCCTCGGCCTGGTCATCAGTGACGTACTCAATCCGTACTTCACCGAGCTGGCCCGCTTCGTCGAGGAGGAGGCCCGCGCGCTCGGCTACAGCGTCATCATCGGCAACGCCGACGAGCGGCCCGAGCTCCAGGACCACCACATCCGCACGCTCATCGACCGCAGGATCGACGGGCTGCTCGTCTCGCCGGCCGACGGAGGC
Proteins encoded in this window:
- a CDS encoding EboA domain-containing protein; the protein is MLKSRKELDAELDAAARAWLGEALAEAAQDAAAREMPHAGAAEAAPYASPPWELRYAAAGRHCGPAHADSVRSLLLIEARAPLPSVTRLYEQGTAAERRAVLLTLDRLDLGATALPLVEDALRTNDTRLVAAAVGPYAAAHLDPHAWRHAVLKCLFTGVPLDAVARLGERARGDAELARMLRDFAAERTAAGRDVPADLHTALGLALTTPAAPTEES
- a CDS encoding TatD family hydrolase, which codes for MRIFDPHIHMTSRTTDDYQAMYDAGVRALVEPSFWLGQPRTSPASFFDYFDALLGWEPFRASQYGIAHHCTLALNPKEANDPRCTPVLDALPRYLVKDSVVAVGEIGYDSMTPAEDHALAAQLQLAADHGLPALVHTPHRDKLAGLHRTIDVIRESHLPPEHVLLDHLNETTVKAATDSGCWAGFSIYPDTKMDEDRMVTILKNHGTEKILVNSAADWGKSDPLKTRKVADAMLKAGFTEDDVDQVLWRNPVAFYGQSGRLQLDTPAPDTLHEGNSILRGGE
- the eboE gene encoding metabolite traffic protein EboE; translation: MRFRHPDGTVVHLAYCTNVHPAETLDGVRAQLRDHCEPVRRRLGRDRLGIGLWLAREAARTLINDPAELRALRAELDSRGLEVVTLNGFPYEGFGADEVKYRVYRPDWTEPDRLAHTTDLARLLAALLPDDVTEGTISTLPLAWRTPYDADPGAARTARAALTTLAQRLDALAELTGKSIRIGLEPEPGCTVETTADAIAPLTDVGHERIGICVDTCHLATSFEEPDTALDALAAAGIPVVKSQLSAALHAEHPHLPEVRTALTAFAEPRFLHQTRTRTAAGLRGTDDLDEAVTGRALPDSTPWRAHFHVPLHAPPAPPLTSTLPVLRTTLARLVGGPVPLTRHLEVETYTWQALPTELRPRTRTQLADGIAAELTLARDLLVDLGLKELP
- a CDS encoding nucleotide pyrophosphatase/phosphodiesterase family protein — its product is MSNDAPGTTTGTADRKGPTPLLVLDVVGLTPQLLSHMPNLTALGKQGARAPLSTVLPAVTCAAQSTFLTGTMPAEHGIVANGWYFRELGDVLLWRQHNGLVEGDKLWDAARRAHPGYTVANICWWYAMGADTDWTVTPRPVYYADGRKEPDCYTRPPALHDELTGKLGTFPLFHFWGPGADLVSSQWIIDATRHIITTRTPDLALCYLPHLDYDLQRYGPDDPRSHRAAADLDRAIAPLLDDARAEGRTVVALSEYGITRVSRPVDINRALRRAGLLEVHTQDGMEYLDPMASRAFAVADHQLAHIYVRRPEDLEAVREALADLPGIDQLLDDEGKKAHHLDHPRSGELVAVAEKDAWFTYYYWLDDARAPDFAQLVEIHRKPGYDPVELFMDPEDPYVRLKAVSAVARKKLGLRYRMAVVPLDPSPIRGSHGRLPESDDEGPLILCSTPHAFTDRVRATEVKSLLLQLAGLH
- a CDS encoding sugar phosphate isomerase/epimerase — encoded protein: MSRTSKDTELARRLSRRNILGVAAGATAATIIGTASAQAAGRDHAQGPGKGHGHDHGHGKGKPVLPPGRLGIQLYSLRDQVSTLGFGPVFSELEKYGYDEIEFAGYTQGSAGPITLAQLKRLAKDHGLNPIGSHVGYYDDNNPGAYTFAQNLEKVLDDAQALGLKHIGTASGPFRYGSTVDGWKRAADDFNKYGAAARKRGMKFYQHNHAEEFSFATDQPKVRLYDVLLAETDPDLVYLELDIYWAYCAQFRFSKRVDGTKAPLDPLKYVLKHPDRYPLFHVKDGVRDDTTRDGYRMSDVGDGDIDYKTFLSKVTKRTHHGRTYHHWQAEHDNPVDSLAFARKSSEHLHSLREGRCGD
- a CDS encoding DUF2254 domain-containing protein encodes the protein MSDRGYRRPRPLSPLREHLRDTFWFAPTMGFVCVFVLWLVASEADEQIVGLLQREEAYDELGSLISFAQDAKTIVTTISSAMMTFIGVVFSISLVAVQMASGQLTPRVVRIFVRSRISKLTLTVFLATFLFSLLVLTSYESEADPRLVVSVPLLQSMLTLVLVGLSLLLFVVYVSATLRLMQVGPVVDRIARDSFRVLGRMPRGPGGPEGLGPETGRVVHEGRAGVLRDVNTARLVRAARRQGVALRLIPRIGDFVVPGTPVLAVHGGAVPPRHQLRYTVSVGVERTLHQDLAFGLRQLSDIALRALSTSVNDPTTAVQCLDRIVQFLATLVRLPLGTVHHRDRSGEVRLVQEGPTWDDLVDLAFEEIRWCVAGSPQVSRRLLAGLDDLLLLAPEERKQPLVRHRELLVQTVERTVPVAADREFALLPDRQGIG
- a CDS encoding AAA domain-containing protein; this encodes MRRGQGQDRRRKALLECWRAIELFGPPGIPALPRRRSAARSGPRDEYVVDLTPQPGQEPPRLPWDTGHPETGARRAPYGRMWRHEIYCGIFDLELLRQAMISVLPPGTDPDPGVPQSELRLAGQSAMFALVLDDEGRPVEDTSVISACAWATGRLFDPGPSAPDWLDGFEDLDEAFATAVDELTATTIPYGSAAPSPDPTYGQRPGRGPGAGARADRANWQGLLGEILGGAAVGAVQALFGEVAGAAVQGAAEPLVRRAAGWAAARRAAGDEEEPGNPEGGRGAPERAPGDSSEAYQAGSGPRALALADLVALTAQIADLCGVQDHLRPQVIRVRSRLVHRPRDPKTKVAAAAPFLNSLLPPDLARVAGTAGKGIGPALDAYLTEHDAVSARRRTDVRREREVVLAGVDPGLVPSGRWPAPARFPLALSQQFAVDRMLADRAGTEGGMFSVNGPPGTGKTTMLRDLVAALVVERAEVLATFDRPGQAFTGPAWRGKDRQGKHPRFVSRLDPRLTGFEIVVASSNNGAVENITAELPGVGALGEHWRDSADHFSDLASALLGSPAWGLVAAVLGNKTNRKEFGDRFWWGRLPEKEADARAAKELPPLRGMQAVLSDWIPPRTPPGGRRAAAPADREPAAGPAEPVPSWTDAVAAFRTARAEVERLRAERARLASALAAVESPSAGERIADLEAAVPLADRRVTAATAALERATAATDEARNATAAAEGRHRAAAEHVPRARQELDTARADLSAAREMAAHHRDHVTALTARQDAPPVVERGLRGGLRRLLQSSADRQAAQWQQERTQAEIAQLLVQQRAALDDSMAQVAAAVRAEALAAGRNSRSATAVGEAAAALTAARAHEQSTRARQAEAETALRRAREAADTARHDLRAAIAALDRRHQKLRQAARTLPSLPLGWPALDEAAQELGAPWSDEAWSTARSDLFLRALDLHRAFMAGAAKKVRGNLQVLMELMAGTGGPLPDEEVEHAWQTLFLVVPVVSTTFSSVGSMFARLGRESIGWLLVDEAGQATPQAAVGALWRARRAVLVGDPLQLEPVVTMPAALQRRLLRAYGVDERWLPSATSAQAVADRTNRYGTYLPAPGGDDEHVWVGSPLRVHRRCEEPMFTVSNEVAYDGLMVYGTAPKAFPDEERDGLLPSRWLNTDDPARPADAPWGERDRRAFEFVLDLLDRHGVGVERIRVIAPFRALVAECKKVCRGRDGWTAELLEERCATVHRAQGKEADVVILVLGGGRPGAREWAARTPHLLNVAASRAKRRIYVIGERGLWAPLPHFDVLADELAEFDHVGDRTTWPPDGA